In Bacillota bacterium, the following are encoded in one genomic region:
- a CDS encoding D-alanyl-D-alanine carboxypeptidase, giving the protein MSFIDRGDPAKKRMAGRSGVILILLFLMFSLSGVATGQENDVGETMQKPAVSAASAVVMDHRTGRILYSKGMNQQRYIASTTKIMTAIIAIEKGRLKEVVVVSERAASTGGSSIWLESGEKKTLEELLYGLMLRSGNDAAIAIAEHIGGSVEEFVALMNEKAREIGAEKTFFENPHGLHHKKHRSTAYDLALISSYAMKNEIFRRIVVAPRAIITWPEHEWDRILHNQNRLLQLYDGADGVKTGWTTPAGRCFVGSAFREGQRLIVVVLDAPDMWEDASLLLDYGFAAYKVELLIAAGQVIKTVQVDKGLQEQAAVAAGASFYYPLAAGELPEVRYRFCLEEPYRAPLKKGKKIGTLEIMFHDKIIGSVDLVAGEGVSRAPFYRPLLELWEKVMH; this is encoded by the coding sequence GTGTCCTTTATCGATCGGGGGGATCCTGCAAAGAAAAGAATGGCAGGCAGAAGCGGCGTTATCTTGATTCTCCTGTTCCTGATGTTTTCTCTTTCTGGCGTTGCTACCGGACAGGAAAACGATGTAGGGGAGACAATGCAAAAACCTGCCGTGTCTGCCGCATCGGCGGTGGTGATGGATCACCGAACTGGCCGCATACTGTACAGCAAGGGAATGAACCAGCAGAGATATATCGCCAGTACCACAAAAATCATGACGGCCATCATCGCCATCGAAAAAGGAAGATTGAAAGAGGTCGTCGTCGTCAGCGAAAGGGCAGCTTCGACAGGCGGATCTTCCATCTGGTTGGAAAGCGGGGAGAAAAAGACTCTCGAGGAATTGCTGTACGGGCTGATGCTGCGTTCGGGAAATGATGCGGCGATAGCTATTGCCGAACATATTGGCGGCAGCGTGGAAGAGTTCGTGGCACTCATGAACGAGAAGGCCCGTGAGATAGGCGCGGAGAAGACTTTTTTTGAAAACCCTCACGGACTCCACCACAAAAAGCATCGTTCCACGGCTTACGATCTGGCCCTGATATCCTCATATGCGATGAAAAATGAAATTTTCCGCCGCATAGTGGTTGCCCCGCGGGCCATCATAACCTGGCCGGAACATGAATGGGACCGTATTTTGCACAATCAGAATCGGCTGTTGCAACTTTATGACGGTGCAGATGGGGTCAAAACAGGTTGGACTACCCCGGCGGGAAGATGTTTTGTCGGTTCCGCTTTCCGTGAGGGACAGCGCCTTATCGTGGTTGTTCTTGATGCCCCTGATATGTGGGAAGATGCCAGCCTCCTGCTAGATTACGGTTTTGCTGCCTACAAGGTGGAACTCCTGATTGCTGCCGGACAGGTCATCAAGACGGTACAGGTTGATAAGGGATTGCAGGAGCAAGCTGCGGTGGCCGCGGGAGCCAGCTTTTATTACCCGCTCGCGGCTGGCGAACTTCCGGAAGTAAGATATAGATTTTGCCTTGAGGAACCGTATCGCGCCCCATTGAAAAAGGGAAAGAAGATTGGCACGTTGGAAATAATGTTTCATGATAAAATTATCGGATCGGTCGACCTGGTTGCCGGGGAAGGGGTCAGCCGCGCTCCTTTTTACAGGCCTTTGCTCGAACTATGGGAAAAGGTAATGCACTGA
- the scpB gene encoding SMC-Scp complex subunit ScpB, whose amino-acid sequence MENVHKIAVIEALLFVREEPLKLKEIASILDVSVEEASVLMAELDRDFHSAHRGLQVVNIDGGYQLGTKPDVAPFLEKMFYKETLGNLTIAALEALAIIAYKQPVTRLEIEAIRGVNSDGVLDNLARRRLIEVSGRKDTPGKPMLYSTTPEFLKYFGLKNLDELPPLRKEGH is encoded by the coding sequence ATGGAGAATGTTCATAAGATAGCGGTCATAGAGGCTTTGCTTTTTGTCCGGGAGGAACCACTGAAACTGAAAGAGATTGCTTCCATACTGGACGTTTCGGTGGAAGAAGCTTCTGTACTGATGGCGGAGCTGGATCGAGATTTTCACAGCGCCCATCGCGGTCTGCAAGTAGTGAACATCGATGGGGGATATCAGCTTGGTACCAAGCCCGATGTGGCTCCCTTTCTGGAAAAAATGTTTTACAAGGAGACGCTAGGCAACCTTACCATTGCCGCGCTGGAAGCGCTTGCGATCATCGCCTACAAGCAGCCGGTTACCCGTCTGGAGATAGAAGCTATACGCGGGGTAAATTCCGATGGCGTTCTTGACAACCTTGCACGCAGAAGGCTGATCGAGGTGAGCGGGCGCAAGGACACTCCCGGCAAACCCATGCTTTATTCCACAACCCCCGAATTCCTCAAATACTTTGGATTGAAAAATTTGGATGAACTGCCTCCCCTGCGCAAGGAAGGTCATTGA
- a CDS encoding segregation/condensation protein A codes for MGYIINLPVFEGPFDLLYHLIKKQEIDIWSVSIAEITAQYLDYIRLMEEFNLEIASDFLVMAATLLRLKSKLLLPARHGLAEEEEDAVLSINSSEELIRRVLEYREFKDPVRFLRDREEEQQKIYFRSTGRARVLYITRQDSFLFHEDLAAVLFNALERKKARLQREKSRPSISLVDEYLIKDRIKNIMHELKQKREAVYLETLFNTGRIREIIVTFMAVLELAHRREIRLWQQRNFGPVLIELYRENGKERT; via the coding sequence TTGGGGTACATAATCAATTTGCCCGTTTTCGAAGGCCCATTTGATCTTCTCTATCATCTCATCAAAAAACAGGAGATCGATATCTGGTCCGTCTCCATAGCCGAGATCACCGCGCAATATCTGGACTATATAAGGCTGATGGAAGAATTCAACCTAGAGATCGCCAGCGATTTCCTGGTCATGGCGGCGACTCTGCTCAGATTGAAGTCAAAGCTGCTCCTTCCCGCCAGGCATGGCCTTGCGGAGGAAGAAGAAGACGCTGTCCTTTCCATCAACAGCAGCGAGGAACTGATCCGGCGGGTGTTGGAATACCGTGAGTTCAAGGATCCTGTCCGTTTTCTACGTGATCGGGAGGAGGAACAGCAGAAGATCTATTTTCGCTCTACCGGCCGGGCCAGGGTACTCTATATCACGAGGCAGGATTCTTTTCTTTTCCATGAAGATCTGGCAGCGGTGTTGTTCAATGCCCTGGAAAGAAAAAAGGCCAGGCTTCAGAGGGAGAAGTCAAGACCGTCAATTTCCCTGGTTGATGAATACCTGATCAAGGACAGGATCAAGAATATCATGCATGAACTGAAACAGAAAAGGGAAGCTGTCTATCTGGAAACCCTTTTCAATACAGGCAGGATAAGGGAAATAATTGTTACTTTCATGGCCGTTCTTGAACTCGCCCACCGGCGGGAAATCAGATTGTGGCAGCAGAGGAATTTCGGCCCGGTCCTGATCGAGCTTTACCGGGAGAACGGCAAGGAGAGGACTTAA
- the trpS gene encoding tryptophan--tRNA ligase: protein MASKKVMLSGMRPSGYLHLGNYLGALQNWVKLQDEYRCYFFIADWHALTTEYEHSSRIKENIREMVLDWLSAGLDPDRAVIFRQSDVKEHAELHLLFSMFTPISWLERCPTFKEALRQIEGRELHTHGFLGYPLLQAADILIYKADAVPVGEDQAPHVEFTREVARRFNHLYQPIFPEPATRLNHYPLIPGVDGRKMSKSYDNYIRLTEEPEEISRKVSMMLTDPGRARRNDPGNPEICPVYTFHRAFDGENIERIAENCRTARIGCVECKERLSRKLISFLEPIYEKRRELEGWPAYLEKVLEHGAQTARRVAGATIEEVREAMGI, encoded by the coding sequence ATGGCTTCCAAAAAAGTGATGCTTAGCGGGATGCGCCCCAGTGGATATTTGCATCTGGGGAATTATCTGGGCGCGCTGCAAAATTGGGTCAAATTGCAGGATGAATATCGTTGTTATTTCTTCATTGCCGATTGGCATGCGCTGACCACGGAATACGAACACTCATCCCGGATAAAGGAAAATATCAGGGAGATGGTACTGGATTGGCTCAGTGCAGGTCTGGATCCCGACCGTGCCGTCATCTTCCGCCAATCGGATGTAAAGGAACATGCCGAGCTCCATCTTCTATTTTCCATGTTCACGCCCATTTCCTGGCTGGAAAGGTGCCCGACATTCAAGGAAGCACTCCGGCAGATCGAGGGCAGGGAGCTCCATACACACGGATTTCTAGGTTATCCCTTGCTTCAGGCAGCCGATATTCTGATTTACAAGGCGGACGCCGTGCCGGTAGGCGAGGATCAGGCTCCCCATGTGGAATTTACCCGGGAGGTGGCCCGCCGTTTCAATCACCTCTACCAGCCTATCTTTCCCGAACCTGCTACCAGGTTGAATCATTACCCACTGATACCGGGTGTCGATGGTCGAAAAATGAGCAAGAGCTATGACAATTATATCCGGCTGACAGAGGAACCGGAGGAGATTTCCAGAAAAGTGAGCATGATGTTGACTGACCCGGGAAGGGCGCGGCGAAATGATCCCGGAAACCCGGAAATTTGCCCCGTGTATACGTTTCACCGGGCGTTCGATGGTGAAAACATCGAACGGATTGCGGAAAATTGCCGTACCGCCAGGATAGGGTGTGTGGAATGCAAGGAACGGCTATCCCGAAAACTGATTTCTTTCCTGGAACCGATCTACGAGAAGAGGCGGGAACTTGAAGGATGGCCTGCCTATCTGGAAAAGGTGCTTGAACACGGAGCCCAGACGGCCCGGCGCGTGGCCGGGGCTACCATCGAAGAGGTGCGTGAGGCGATGGGGATCTAG
- a CDS encoding site-2 protease family protein: protein MLSNPEILIAIVPSLLIALTFHEYAHARVAYAFGDTTAKDMGRMTLNPVSHLDPIGTLMILIVGFGWARPVPINPGRFRDIRRGLLWVSLAGPLANLLLGFAATLIFSFLIGHGVTNSLLLLFMQTFIQLNIILAIFNLLPLPPLDGSKIVVSIASGSVANFYRRIEPYAGIILIALVLFGGLGKILWPLTEWTMNLFDRISFQIVRFLLF, encoded by the coding sequence ATATTATCCAATCCTGAAATACTGATTGCCATTGTACCGTCGTTGTTGATTGCTCTTACATTTCATGAATATGCCCATGCCCGCGTAGCCTATGCTTTCGGCGATACGACGGCAAAAGACATGGGAAGGATGACCCTGAACCCTGTTTCACACCTCGATCCCATCGGTACCCTGATGATCCTGATCGTCGGTTTCGGATGGGCACGGCCGGTTCCCATAAACCCCGGGCGGTTCCGGGATATACGTCGCGGCCTGTTGTGGGTTTCCCTGGCCGGTCCGCTGGCCAATCTGTTGCTGGGCTTTGCCGCTACACTGATATTTTCCTTTCTGATTGGCCATGGTGTGACCAACAGTCTTCTGCTCCTGTTCATGCAAACATTCATTCAGTTGAATATCATCCTTGCCATTTTCAATCTGTTGCCCTTGCCGCCCCTTGATGGTTCCAAGATAGTTGTCTCCATCGCTTCCGGTTCCGTTGCCAATTTCTACCGCAGGATAGAACCGTATGCGGGGATTATCCTCATAGCTCTGGTTCTCTTCGGGGGGTTGGGGAAAATATTATGGCCGCTGACGGAATGGACGATGAACCTCTTTGACCGGATCAGCTTTCAGATCGTGAGGTTCCTGTTGTTCTAG
- a CDS encoding CBS domain-containing protein, which yields MGTLITTHAHVDFDALASVVAARKIYPRAVILLPGQINCNVRSFLNLYRDYLPLIETDLLSDHYRLVVLVDTRRPSRLHRKIGGFLDRGADLHIYDHHPDRKKDLVGSKMVVEPVGATVTLLLEEIRNRKLPITELEATIMAMGIYEDTGYLTFSSTTPRDVEALAYLWKQTINLDVIQSFLQRPLTAGQKTLLEKLIMQTEFININQRKILFSWASAESYILGIADLVHRLSSLEDVEAAFCLVKMEGKIHVVARSFNEDINLLGILNFWKAGGHSSAASLTLKYDSIFRARRELMELLRLNVPPPLTARNIASAPVKTVSVDTSVREVMQLLEKYGHSGFPVMDNERKLAGVVSRKDLQKAIRHKLGHAPVKAFMSKKVITAAHDQSIRSLRRLMIDYNIGRIPILDEKGGLCGMVTRTDILRSLYRMDAERVDLHKRLANVEQYPEAATADKNIEGLNDLTSYINRKLSPGIQRLLLLISQNAEKEGSSVYLVGGSVRDILLGSFKPGDLDIVVIPEAIPFARKINDILKGHLQTHDPFGTASITMKDGVRIDLVTARKEFYPTPAALPEVEASGLKNDLFRRDFSINTLACSLNKNSFGKLYDYFGGLQDLQDGVIRVLYHLSFVDDPLRILRAIRFEKRFNFEIEEQTRQFIENAVEKRILMRVSRTRLNAEVRLIFHENDPPAILKRLEDFDLFSFIFPNLEPDLQKWELLEEVRETVNWAGKRRWEKEPDPEIIYLSALYHDLPPETIRFMGHRMHYSRSKIETMVLSSTVPEAIEKLSHESPGPGEVFNVLDPLPPETLLLLRAAAPNQRIKDYPQFYWDHLHKVIPQLQGKDLKEMGIRPGPIYGEILKGLREAVLDGRVRSVEEERNFVFSYLDRDGGGR from the coding sequence TTGGGAACGCTCATTACTACTCATGCCCATGTTGATTTTGATGCACTGGCTTCAGTAGTAGCGGCTCGAAAAATATACCCCCGTGCGGTGATTCTTCTTCCCGGGCAGATCAATTGCAATGTCCGTTCATTTCTCAATCTTTACCGGGATTATCTGCCTTTGATCGAGACAGACCTCCTATCCGACCATTATCGTCTGGTTGTACTGGTCGATACACGCCGACCTTCGAGGCTTCACAGGAAAATCGGAGGGTTTCTGGATCGGGGCGCGGATCTGCACATCTACGATCACCATCCGGACCGGAAAAAAGACCTCGTTGGAAGCAAGATGGTGGTTGAACCCGTGGGTGCCACTGTCACGCTGTTGCTGGAGGAAATAAGAAACAGGAAATTACCCATCACCGAACTCGAGGCAACGATCATGGCCATGGGCATCTACGAGGACACCGGTTACCTGACCTTCAGTTCCACCACGCCCAGGGATGTCGAGGCCCTGGCTTATCTCTGGAAACAGACTATCAACCTGGATGTTATACAAAGTTTTTTGCAGAGGCCGCTCACTGCCGGCCAGAAGACCCTTCTGGAAAAATTGATCATGCAGACTGAATTTATCAACATAAACCAGCGTAAAATATTGTTCAGCTGGGCCTCCGCGGAAAGCTACATCCTGGGAATTGCAGATCTGGTTCACCGGCTTTCATCGCTGGAGGATGTGGAGGCGGCTTTCTGCCTTGTCAAGATGGAGGGTAAGATACATGTTGTGGCGCGTTCCTTCAATGAAGATATAAATCTGTTGGGTATCCTGAATTTCTGGAAAGCCGGAGGGCATTCCAGCGCAGCTTCGTTGACGCTGAAGTATGATTCAATATTTCGCGCGCGCCGGGAACTCATGGAATTGCTACGGCTCAACGTGCCCCCACCGTTGACGGCCCGGAATATCGCTTCTGCCCCCGTTAAAACAGTTTCTGTAGATACCTCGGTCAGGGAAGTGATGCAATTGCTTGAAAAATACGGACATAGCGGCTTTCCTGTAATGGACAATGAAAGGAAGCTTGCCGGGGTTGTCTCCCGCAAGGATCTACAGAAAGCTATCCGGCACAAGCTCGGTCATGCCCCGGTCAAAGCTTTCATGAGCAAAAAGGTAATCACAGCCGCTCATGACCAGTCGATCAGAAGCCTTCGCCGCCTGATGATCGATTACAATATCGGACGGATTCCCATTTTGGACGAGAAAGGCGGATTGTGCGGCATGGTAACCCGCACCGATATCCTGCGTTCACTCTACAGGATGGATGCGGAACGGGTCGATCTTCACAAACGGTTGGCCAACGTCGAACAGTACCCGGAAGCAGCCACGGCAGATAAAAATATAGAGGGGCTGAATGATCTTACTTCGTATATCAACCGAAAACTTTCACCAGGGATACAGAGGCTTCTTCTTTTGATAAGCCAGAACGCAGAGAAGGAGGGGAGCAGTGTTTATCTGGTGGGCGGTAGCGTCAGGGATATTCTGCTGGGCTCTTTCAAGCCGGGAGATCTGGATATCGTGGTCATCCCCGAAGCGATACCTTTTGCCCGGAAAATAAATGATATTCTCAAGGGCCACCTTCAAACTCACGATCCATTTGGCACGGCTTCAATCACGATGAAAGATGGGGTAAGGATTGATCTGGTAACCGCTCGCAAGGAATTCTATCCCACACCTGCGGCACTTCCCGAAGTGGAGGCCTCGGGCCTGAAAAATGACCTTTTCCGGCGTGATTTTTCTATCAATACGCTGGCCTGTTCCCTGAACAAGAATTCATTCGGCAAGCTATACGATTATTTTGGCGGATTGCAAGATCTGCAAGATGGTGTCATAAGAGTTCTCTACCATCTGAGTTTTGTCGACGATCCATTGAGAATACTACGCGCGATCCGTTTTGAAAAAAGGTTCAATTTTGAAATCGAAGAGCAGACACGACAATTCATCGAAAATGCTGTGGAAAAACGTATATTGATGCGAGTGAGCAGGACCCGGCTCAATGCCGAGGTCAGGTTGATATTCCACGAGAATGATCCTCCGGCTATCTTGAAACGGCTGGAAGATTTCGACCTGTTCTCTTTCATATTTCCCAACCTGGAACCGGATTTGCAGAAGTGGGAACTCCTGGAGGAGGTCAGGGAGACCGTGAACTGGGCAGGGAAAAGGCGGTGGGAAAAGGAACCTGACCCCGAAATAATATATCTGTCTGCATTGTACCACGATCTCCCTCCGGAGACGATACGTTTCATGGGGCACCGCATGCACTATTCTCGCAGCAAGATTGAAACCATGGTGTTGTCTTCCACTGTCCCGGAAGCAATTGAAAAATTGAGCCATGAGTCACCGGGCCCGGGTGAAGTGTTCAATGTACTTGATCCACTGCCACCGGAGACATTGCTGTTGCTGAGAGCTGCAGCTCCCAACCAACGGATAAAGGATTACCCCCAGTTTTATTGGGATCATCTCCACAAGGTGATTCCACAACTGCAAGGCAAGGATCTCAAGGAAATGGGGATCAGGCCCGGCCCTATCTATGGTGAAATCTTGAAGGGGCTCAGGGAAGCAGTTCTGGATGGGCGGGTCCGCTCGGTGGAAGAAGAGCGGAATTTTGTTTTTTCATATCTTGATCGGGACGGGGGAGGCAGATGA